A genomic window from Pyxidicoccus trucidator includes:
- a CDS encoding ExbD/TolR family protein, producing the protein MAGAQQDNEEEITGINVTPLVDIVLVLLIIFMVTANFIVRETVEVDLPRAANGGETVQGLVNVVLDKDGKLFFDGTEVSEADLSAKVAEQVAKDKDTRAIISADQSIPYGRVMRLIDVVKGQGIAKFALNIEKDVAPTAPRG; encoded by the coding sequence ATGGCCGGCGCCCAGCAGGACAACGAAGAGGAAATCACCGGCATCAACGTCACGCCGCTGGTGGACATCGTGCTGGTGCTGCTCATCATCTTCATGGTGACGGCGAACTTCATCGTCCGCGAGACGGTGGAGGTGGACCTGCCGCGCGCCGCCAATGGTGGGGAGACGGTGCAGGGGCTGGTCAACGTGGTGCTGGACAAGGACGGCAAGCTCTTCTTCGACGGTACCGAGGTGAGCGAGGCCGACCTGTCCGCGAAGGTGGCGGAGCAGGTGGCCAAGGACAAGGACACCCGCGCCATCATCAGCGCCGACCAGTCGATTCCCTATGGCCGCGTCATGCGGCTCATCGACGTGGTGAAGGGGCAGGGCATCGCGAAGTTCGCGCTCAACATCGAAAAGGACGTCGCGCCCACCGCGCCGCGGGGCTGA
- a CDS encoding MotA/TolQ/ExbB proton channel family protein — MSSIVVFAQAPAEGLGWLSSKLLGVTLTSAEWVLWVLVCLSVLSIAIMLERTVYFARNRLPDSETLALRLARGELEAVRVAIQGKKGMEAAVIREGLASSGQGADSVEQVIASTMARERPQYERFLSFLGTLGNNAPFIGLFGTVLGIIKAFHDLGSMGSKGAAIQQTVMAGISEALVATAVGLAVAIPAVVAFNIFNRQLKTLTSRANALGHALVGSLRAEVR; from the coding sequence ATGTCGTCCATCGTTGTCTTTGCCCAGGCGCCCGCCGAGGGTCTGGGCTGGCTCAGCAGCAAGCTGCTCGGCGTGACGCTCACCTCCGCCGAGTGGGTGCTGTGGGTGCTGGTGTGCCTCTCTGTGCTCTCCATCGCCATCATGCTGGAGCGCACGGTGTACTTCGCGCGCAACCGGCTGCCGGACTCCGAGACGCTGGCGCTGCGCCTGGCGCGTGGCGAGCTGGAGGCGGTGCGTGTCGCCATCCAGGGAAAGAAGGGCATGGAGGCCGCCGTCATCCGCGAGGGCCTCGCGTCCTCCGGCCAGGGCGCCGACTCCGTGGAGCAGGTGATTGCCTCCACCATGGCCCGTGAGCGTCCCCAGTACGAGCGCTTCCTCTCCTTCCTTGGCACGCTGGGCAACAACGCCCCGTTCATCGGCCTGTTCGGCACGGTGCTCGGCATCATCAAGGCGTTCCATGACCTGGGCTCCATGGGGTCCAAGGGCGCGGCGATTCAGCAGACCGTCATGGCTGGCATCTCCGAGGCGCTCGTCGCCACGGCGGTGGGGCTCGCCGTCGCCATTCCGGCGGTGGTCGCCTTCAACATCTTCAACCGCCAGCTCAAGACGCTCACCAGCCGCGCCAATGCGCTGGGCCATGCGCTGGTGGGCAGCCTGCGCGCGGAGGTCCGCTAG
- a CDS encoding YARHG domain-containing protein, with product MLVVVLSAPGARASSCLCDVDLYPKVLLGKATSQDISQCEEGRPSKEDALSCVRGLSYKNVKQGEQTAESFRLGVDGLVAASKDKALSRGATNLLLSSQSYADTAVRAKVRPVMVAGGRAPLWDTLVSATDGDAAAFTRALYAYCEHYNVISELALEDVTLDQLWPPPSGVKPADARKRLSCPYGQNLVLAAAIRSLQGKLPAEALALLSPPQFRLLRNAVYARHGRVFQAKDLQDFFSQESWYQPDPAYTDARLTPEDKQHLDLIQAAETKAAKGRK from the coding sequence GTGCTCGTCGTGGTCCTCTCCGCCCCAGGGGCCCGGGCGAGCAGCTGTCTCTGTGACGTCGACCTCTACCCGAAGGTGCTCCTCGGCAAGGCCACGTCCCAGGACATCTCCCAGTGCGAGGAGGGCCGCCCCAGCAAGGAAGACGCGCTCAGCTGCGTGCGCGGGCTCTCCTACAAGAATGTGAAGCAGGGCGAGCAGACGGCCGAGTCCTTCCGCCTCGGCGTGGACGGGCTGGTGGCCGCGTCGAAGGACAAGGCCCTGTCCAGGGGCGCCACCAACCTGCTGCTCAGCTCCCAGTCCTACGCGGACACCGCGGTGCGCGCGAAGGTGCGTCCCGTCATGGTGGCCGGGGGCCGCGCGCCGCTGTGGGACACGCTGGTGTCGGCGACGGACGGGGACGCCGCCGCCTTCACCCGGGCGCTCTACGCGTACTGCGAGCACTACAACGTCATCTCCGAGCTGGCCCTGGAGGACGTGACGCTGGACCAGCTCTGGCCGCCACCGTCGGGCGTGAAGCCCGCGGACGCGCGCAAGCGGCTGTCCTGTCCGTACGGGCAGAACCTCGTCCTGGCCGCCGCCATCCGCTCGCTCCAGGGGAAGCTGCCGGCGGAAGCGCTGGCGCTGCTGTCTCCGCCCCAGTTCCGCCTGCTGCGCAACGCCGTGTATGCCCGCCACGGCCGCGTCTTCCAGGCGAAGGACCTCCAGGACTTCTTCTCCCAGGAGTCCTGGTACCAGCCCGACCCTGCCTACACGGACGCACGTCTCACCCCCGAGGACAAGCAGCACCTGGACCTCATCCAGGCCGCCGAGACAAAGGCGGCGAAGGGCCGGAAGTAG